A single window of Flavobacterium sp. 140616W15 DNA harbors:
- a CDS encoding DUF4260 domain-containing protein, whose product MKTVIKLEELGLFVLGIYLFGQLDYQWWWFLVWILAPDFSMLGYAINAKVGAFLYNVFHHRGIAVFVYILGCYLKLEALQLVGVILFSHASMDRIFGYGLKYETGFKYTHLGEIGK is encoded by the coding sequence ATGAAAACAGTTATAAAACTAGAAGAGTTAGGTCTATTTGTTCTCGGAATATATTTGTTTGGTCAATTAGATTATCAGTGGTGGTGGTTTCTGGTTTGGATATTAGCACCCGATTTCTCCATGCTTGGTTATGCAATTAATGCTAAAGTTGGTGCTTTTTTATATAATGTATTTCATCATAGAGGAATTGCTGTTTTTGTTTATATTTTAGGTTGCTATTTAAAGTTAGAAGCACTACAACTTGTTGGAGTTATTTTATTTTCTCATGCTTCTATGGACCGAATTTTTGGTTATGGATTAAAGTATGAAACAGGTTTTAAGTACACACATTTAGGTGAAATTGGTAAATAA
- a CDS encoding PH domain-containing protein — protein sequence MKEQFKKFLNEEQDPKAIEKITSKLNDLLMRGEEIGYIAVQKKPAITVFPDSIVVTNKRIIICKPKNLGLSMDFTDYTWDDIVGTFVKENILGSEFSFSTKTDIQFSIDYIPKIQARKIFTYAKEQLDILKNPILATAPVAEVTEPEEVEAIEEEEVEEIETEEVTNYAEIIPATPVYNEPIHETSFVAGERRLSDMSQDELFEKLQNYKKLLDNGLIMQGEYDAFKKEILSYM from the coding sequence ATGAAAGAACAATTTAAAAAGTTTTTAAACGAAGAACAAGACCCAAAAGCGATTGAAAAAATTACTTCTAAGCTCAATGATTTATTGATGAGAGGTGAAGAGATTGGATATATTGCAGTTCAGAAAAAACCGGCAATCACTGTTTTTCCTGATAGTATTGTTGTAACAAACAAAAGAATTATAATATGTAAGCCTAAAAACTTAGGTCTTTCGATGGATTTTACTGATTATACTTGGGATGATATCGTTGGTACATTTGTAAAAGAAAACATTCTGGGGTCAGAGTTTTCTTTTTCTACCAAAACTGATATTCAGTTTTCTATAGATTATATTCCTAAAATTCAAGCAAGAAAAATTTTTACTTACGCAAAAGAACAGCTAGATATACTTAAAAATCCAATTCTTGCAACTGCTCCAGTTGCTGAGGTTACAGAGCCTGAAGAAGTTGAGGCAATAGAAGAGGAAGAAGTAGAAGAAATCGAAACAGAAGAAGTTACAAACTATGCTGAAATTATACCAGCGACACCAGTTTATAACGAACCAATTCACGAAACTTCATTTGTAGCAGGCGAAAGAAGATTAAGTGATATGTCTCAAGATGAGCTTTTTGAAAAATTACAGAATTACAAGAAGTTATTAGACAACGGATTGATTATGCAAGGAGAGTATGATGCATTCAAAAAAGAGATCTTGAGTTATATGTAA
- a CDS encoding DUF4407 domain-containing protein produces the protein MLKQFFILCSGADKNLLEDCSESEQTKYVGIGATVFFTAVMAFIASAYALFTVFDSVYPAMLFGFVWSLLIFNLDRFIVSTIKKRDRVWDEFLQATPRIILAVIIAIVISKPLEIKIFEKEINTVLLKEKNAMALANKKEVGNYYKSDLDKNKAEIAGLKSDILNKEKEVNALYSTYITEAEGTAGSKRLGKGPVYKEKRDKHDTALKEYATLKAQNEVKIAEKEKAALVLQADVDKKVSETQPIIDGFDGLMARINALNKLPWVPSFFIMLLFLAIETSPIIAKLLAPRGEYDFKQEELETALKATLEQNKYQRSLLVKTSAAMHDKVYADIAEDKDIYNLQRQKAKELLELQAHRFVEKQKATL, from the coding sequence ATGTTGAAACAATTTTTTATCCTTTGCTCTGGAGCAGATAAAAATCTCCTCGAGGACTGTTCAGAAAGTGAACAAACCAAGTATGTCGGTATTGGAGCTACCGTTTTTTTTACTGCAGTAATGGCATTTATCGCTAGTGCTTATGCCCTATTTACTGTTTTCGACTCTGTATATCCAGCAATGCTTTTCGGATTTGTTTGGAGTTTACTTATTTTTAATCTTGACCGTTTTATTGTATCTACAATAAAAAAAAGAGACCGTGTTTGGGATGAATTCCTTCAAGCAACACCCCGAATTATTCTGGCAGTTATTATAGCAATAGTAATTTCAAAACCTTTAGAAATCAAAATTTTTGAAAAGGAGATCAACACCGTTTTATTAAAAGAGAAAAATGCAATGGCTCTTGCCAATAAAAAAGAAGTTGGTAATTATTATAAATCCGATTTAGATAAGAACAAAGCTGAAATCGCTGGATTAAAATCGGATATCCTTAACAAAGAGAAAGAAGTAAACGCATTATATTCCACTTACATTACCGAAGCCGAAGGAACAGCTGGTTCAAAACGTTTAGGTAAAGGTCCCGTTTATAAAGAGAAACGTGACAAACATGATACTGCATTAAAGGAATATGCAACTTTGAAAGCTCAGAATGAGGTAAAAATAGCCGAAAAAGAAAAAGCTGCGCTGGTACTGCAAGCTGATGTAGACAAAAAAGTATCAGAAACTCAGCCTATCATTGATGGTTTTGATGGTTTAATGGCACGAATAAATGCTCTGAACAAGCTTCCTTGGGTTCCTTCTTTCTTTATTATGCTATTGTTTCTAGCAATCGAAACATCACCGATTATAGCCAAATTATTAGCTCCAAGAGGAGAATATGATTTTAAGCAAGAAGAACTTGAAACGGCATTAAAAGCTACTCTGGAGCAAAACAAATACCAACGTAGTTTATTAGTAAAAACTAGTGCTGCAATGCATGATAAAGTTTATGCCGATATTGCCGAAGATAAAGACATCTACAACTTACAGCGACAAAAAGCAAAAGAATTACTCGAATTACAAGCGCATCGCTTTGTAGAAAAACAGAAAGCGACTCTATAA
- a CDS encoding saccharopine dehydrogenase family protein: MRVVLVIGAGRSASSLIRYLLDKSEKENLHLIIGDLSLALAEKKTNGHPNATPIALDIFDKEQRRLAIQQANIVVSMLPAHLHIEVARDCLLYKKHMVTASYISDAMQELDKEAKANNLIFMNEIGLDPGIDHMSAMKVIDEIREKGGNMLLFESFCGGLVAPESDNNLWNYKFTWAPRNVVLAGQGGAAKFIQEGTYKYIPYCNLFRRTEFLEVEGYGKFEAYSNRDSLKYRTIYGLEDILTLYRGTIRRVGFSKAWNMFVQLGMTDDSYVMENSETMSYRQFVNSFLPYHPTDSVEIKMRLILKIDQDDIMWDKLVELDLFNPNKFVGLKEATPAQILEKILSDNWTLQPHDKDMIVMYHKFGYVLNGVDTQIDSKMVCIGDDQTYTAMAKTVGLPVAMATLLILNGKITTPGVQLPINKEVYLPILKELEEYGVVFHEQAMPYFGYNPDKLLS, encoded by the coding sequence ATGAGAGTAGTTTTGGTCATTGGAGCAGGTAGATCGGCATCGTCATTAATACGGTATTTATTAGATAAGTCCGAAAAAGAAAACCTGCATCTTATTATAGGAGATTTGTCTTTGGCACTTGCCGAAAAGAAAACGAATGGTCATCCTAATGCTACTCCTATTGCACTAGATATTTTTGATAAAGAACAGCGAAGACTGGCTATACAGCAAGCAAACATTGTTGTATCGATGTTGCCCGCTCATTTGCATATAGAAGTTGCTAGAGATTGTTTGCTTTATAAAAAACATATGGTTACAGCATCATATATAAGTGACGCCATGCAGGAATTAGATAAGGAGGCAAAAGCCAATAATCTGATTTTTATGAATGAAATTGGACTAGATCCTGGTATTGATCATATGAGTGCCATGAAAGTAATTGATGAAATTAGAGAGAAAGGTGGTAATATGCTGTTGTTCGAATCTTTTTGTGGCGGACTTGTAGCTCCTGAATCAGATAATAACTTGTGGAATTATAAATTTACTTGGGCTCCCCGAAATGTTGTTTTGGCAGGGCAGGGTGGTGCCGCTAAATTTATTCAGGAAGGAACGTATAAATACATTCCGTATTGTAATTTGTTTCGTAGAACCGAATTTTTAGAAGTAGAGGGCTACGGTAAATTTGAAGCATATTCTAATAGAGATTCCTTAAAATATAGAACGATTTACGGTCTTGAAGATATTCTTACTTTATACCGTGGAACGATTAGACGTGTTGGATTCTCTAAAGCATGGAATATGTTTGTGCAATTAGGAATGACCGATGATAGTTATGTTATGGAGAATTCTGAGACAATGAGTTATCGTCAGTTTGTGAATTCTTTTTTACCTTATCATCCTACAGATTCTGTTGAGATAAAAATGCGTTTGATTCTTAAAATAGATCAAGATGATATTATGTGGGATAAGCTTGTTGAGCTTGACTTGTTTAATCCTAATAAATTTGTTGGATTAAAAGAGGCTACTCCTGCTCAAATATTAGAAAAAATACTTTCGGATAATTGGACATTGCAACCTCATGATAAAGATATGATTGTAATGTATCACAAATTTGGATATGTATTAAATGGTGTTGACACGCAAATAGATTCCAAAATGGTTTGTATTGGTGATGATCAAACCTATACGGCAATGGCTAAAACGGTAGGATTGCCTGTTGCTATGGCTACCTTATTGATATTAAATGGCAAGATTACAACTCCTGGGGTTCAATTACCGATAAATAAAGAAGTGTATTTGCCTATTTTAAAAGAATTAGAAGAATATGGTGTTGTATTTCATGAGCAGGCAATGCCTTATTTTGGATACAATCCTGATAAACTTCTTAGTTAA
- a CDS encoding M56 family metallopeptidase, whose product MITYILKSSVLLLILFVVYKLWLENEKMFRFNRVYLLGSLLFSLIIPLQLFSFDTKIAKAINSIQLPEMVLNNNLQNPNTFNNNQTIIYGISGLYLFIVLLLTIRFVLNLYAFHKKIKYNESLIINNQKAVLIQESILPHSFLNTIFINENDLKNDLIDPQLITHETAHIEQKHSFDIIFIELIQILLWFNPIILLYKKAIKLNHEFLADEAVITQLDSVSYYQNLLLKMASNQSQIALASAINFQITKKRLLMMTKQESRLRILLKTAAVGFVFAMLFFAFSNTTIAQGNNRKAENEPQKFLSNSIQDTTQPEYPGGINEFYKFIGKNFKVPEEVTKNKIKGKVYIQFFVERDGSLSDFTIKQDLGYGLGDEAIRVIKLSPKWKPGTINNEPAKVMYDLPITVQSAPE is encoded by the coding sequence ATGATAACGTACATCCTAAAATCGTCAGTACTGCTTCTTATCTTGTTTGTAGTATATAAATTATGGCTAGAGAACGAAAAAATGTTTCGTTTTAATCGCGTTTATTTATTAGGCAGTTTGCTGTTTAGCTTGATTATTCCGTTGCAGCTATTCTCCTTTGATACAAAAATAGCAAAGGCAATAAACAGCATCCAATTACCAGAAATGGTACTTAACAACAATTTACAAAACCCGAACACTTTTAACAATAATCAAACAATAATTTACGGAATATCAGGACTGTATCTTTTCATAGTTCTATTATTAACTATTCGTTTTGTATTGAATTTATACGCGTTTCACAAAAAAATAAAATACAACGAGTCGCTAATCATCAATAACCAAAAAGCAGTTTTGATACAGGAATCCATCTTACCACATTCGTTTTTAAATACCATTTTTATAAACGAAAATGACCTGAAAAACGATTTAATTGATCCGCAACTAATTACTCATGAGACGGCTCATATAGAACAAAAACATTCCTTCGACATCATCTTTATCGAGCTAATCCAAATTCTATTATGGTTTAATCCAATCATTTTACTTTACAAAAAAGCAATCAAATTAAACCATGAATTCCTAGCCGATGAAGCGGTAATAACTCAATTAGACTCTGTTTCTTATTACCAAAATTTATTACTAAAAATGGCTTCAAACCAAAGTCAGATTGCTCTTGCAAGTGCTATTAATTTTCAAATAACCAAAAAACGACTACTTATGATGACAAAACAAGAATCCCGATTAAGAATACTATTAAAAACGGCTGCAGTAGGCTTTGTATTCGCTATGTTATTTTTCGCTTTTAGCAATACTACAATTGCACAAGGAAACAACAGAAAAGCAGAAAATGAACCTCAAAAATTTCTTTCTAATTCAATTCAAGACACAACACAACCAGAATATCCGGGTGGAATAAACGAATTTTACAAATTCATTGGAAAGAATTTCAAAGTTCCAGAAGAGGTTACAAAAAACAAAATCAAAGGTAAAGTGTACATACAATTCTTTGTTGAAAGGGACGGCTCATTATCCGATTTTACAATCAAACAAGATTTAGGCTACGGCTTAGGCGATGAAGCTATTCGTGTAATAAAACTTTCTCCTAAATGGAAACCAGGTACAATAAATAACGAACCCGCAAAAGTAATGTACGATTTACCAATAACAGTTCAATCAGCACCAGAATAA
- a CDS encoding TonB-dependent receptor, translating into MKKNCLVLVLFLITLVGYAQKGIVSGKVLDADDKLPLPGAMIEIVGQNKYTVSDYNGRYELLNVMSGSYQVRVKYMGYTENIQDVVVADGKNAVIDFALKSSGTELNEVVVGDILKGQAKALNQQKTNKNIGNVISADQMGRFPDANVGDALKRVPGITMQNDQGEARNIIIRGLAPSLNSVTLNGDRIPSAEGDNRNVQMDLIPSDMISTIEVNKTLTPDMDADAIGGSVNLITRATPNGERISATVAGGYAPIRDKAIYTAGLVYGNRFLDDKLGAVVSGSYNNVDYGSDNMEAVWTKDKFGNEYLSKSEIRKYDVQRIRRSGAIALDYKFDDNNAIFANAIYNWRDDRENRYRTTYDDIKPIYNGEEISGFTGRVKRQTKGGVDDNRNKNRRLEDQRVQNYALRGEHLINSNLDLDWSANYSSAREYRPQERYIEYRQKGLNTAQDLSDMEFPLVTTTGEALNKFKFDSATENTNETKESEFGAKVNIRFPFTIIPSEKGRLRTGLRLRMKDKSRDNIFYSYEPLSGMGTLADVGTSYYDGADFNAGSKYVPGTFVSSSYLGGLDLNNPALFNKELNPAEFLTVNYKAKENIYAAYVRWDQDFNDKLSMILGFRVENTHIDYTGNRVLDEEALEGQINTTNSYTNVMPGISFKYNATKDLVLRAAATTALARPDYYALAPYINNIATDSQILAGNPDLKATYSYNYDFMAENYFKSVGLISGGFFYKNLNDFIYTYSDNQYTTAKFATDFPNQQNPIPATDNWTLIQQRNGDNVDVYGFEVALQRQLDFFTSPFLKGFGIYLNYTYTKSTAKGIADAEGNERRNISLPGTAPHMFNGSLSWENKRFSARVSTNFTSDYLDELGSNDYNDSYYDKQFFVDANASFKITPKIRVFAEANNLTNQPLRYYQGVKSHTKQVEYYQARYNFGLKFDF; encoded by the coding sequence ATGAAAAAAAATTGTTTAGTATTAGTTCTATTTTTAATAACCTTAGTTGGTTATGCCCAAAAAGGAATTGTTTCTGGAAAAGTGTTAGATGCAGATGATAAATTGCCTTTGCCAGGAGCAATGATTGAAATTGTTGGTCAGAATAAGTACACTGTTTCTGATTACAACGGAAGATATGAATTGCTGAATGTAATGTCAGGATCTTATCAAGTTAGAGTTAAATATATGGGATATACAGAGAATATCCAAGATGTCGTTGTTGCTGATGGTAAGAATGCAGTGATAGATTTTGCGCTTAAATCGTCAGGAACAGAATTGAATGAAGTTGTTGTTGGAGATATCTTAAAAGGGCAAGCAAAAGCGTTAAACCAACAAAAAACGAATAAGAACATCGGTAATGTTATTTCGGCTGACCAAATGGGGCGTTTCCCAGATGCAAATGTTGGTGATGCCTTAAAACGTGTGCCTGGAATTACCATGCAGAACGACCAAGGCGAAGCTAGGAATATAATTATTAGAGGTTTGGCTCCTTCATTAAACTCAGTAACTTTAAATGGAGATCGTATTCCATCAGCCGAAGGTGATAATAGAAATGTACAAATGGATCTTATTCCATCAGACATGATCTCGACAATTGAAGTAAACAAAACGCTTACTCCTGATATGGATGCCGATGCTATTGGAGGTTCAGTCAATTTGATCACTAGAGCAACACCAAATGGCGAAAGAATCTCAGCAACAGTTGCGGGTGGTTATGCACCAATTAGGGATAAAGCTATTTATACAGCAGGATTAGTATATGGTAACCGTTTTCTTGATGATAAACTTGGTGCTGTGGTAAGTGGTTCTTATAATAATGTAGATTACGGCTCCGATAACATGGAGGCTGTTTGGACGAAAGACAAATTTGGAAATGAGTATTTAAGCAAATCCGAAATTAGAAAATATGATGTGCAACGTATTCGCAGAAGTGGAGCTATTGCCTTAGATTATAAATTTGATGACAACAATGCTATTTTTGCTAATGCAATTTACAATTGGAGAGATGATAGAGAAAATCGCTATCGAACTACTTATGACGATATAAAACCTATTTACAATGGCGAAGAAATTTCGGGTTTTACAGGAAGAGTAAAGCGCCAGACAAAAGGAGGAGTTGACGATAATCGTAATAAAAACCGAAGACTTGAAGATCAACGTGTACAGAATTATGCATTACGTGGAGAGCATTTGATAAATTCTAATTTAGATTTAGATTGGTCTGCAAATTATTCTAGTGCAAGAGAGTACCGTCCGCAAGAGCGTTATATTGAATACCGTCAGAAAGGATTGAACACAGCTCAGGATTTGTCGGATATGGAATTTCCTTTGGTTACAACAACTGGAGAAGCTTTAAATAAATTTAAATTTGATTCAGCAACCGAAAACACTAATGAAACTAAAGAGAGTGAATTTGGAGCTAAAGTAAATATTCGATTCCCTTTTACAATAATCCCTTCAGAAAAAGGAAGATTGAGAACGGGACTTAGATTACGTATGAAAGATAAATCGAGAGATAATATTTTTTACTCTTATGAGCCATTAAGTGGAATGGGAACTCTTGCTGATGTTGGAACTAGCTATTATGATGGGGCCGATTTTAATGCGGGTAGCAAGTATGTACCAGGTACATTTGTTTCCAGTTCTTATTTAGGAGGTTTAGATTTAAATAACCCTGCTTTATTTAATAAAGAGCTTAATCCTGCTGAATTTTTGACTGTAAATTATAAAGCCAAAGAAAATATTTATGCGGCTTACGTAAGATGGGATCAGGATTTTAATGATAAACTATCTATGATTTTAGGTTTCCGTGTAGAGAACACGCATATTGATTATACTGGGAATCGTGTTTTGGATGAAGAAGCATTAGAAGGACAGATTAATACGACTAATTCATACACAAACGTAATGCCTGGAATTTCGTTTAAATATAATGCTACTAAAGACTTGGTGTTAAGAGCTGCTGCGACAACAGCATTGGCACGACCTGATTATTATGCATTGGCTCCATATATTAATAATATTGCTACCGATTCTCAAATCTTAGCAGGTAATCCAGATCTTAAAGCGACCTATTCATATAATTATGATTTCATGGCCGAGAATTATTTTAAATCAGTTGGTTTGATTTCAGGAGGGTTTTTCTATAAAAACTTAAATGATTTTATCTATACCTATAGTGATAATCAATACACGACAGCAAAATTTGCAACGGACTTTCCTAACCAACAAAACCCAATTCCTGCAACTGATAATTGGACACTTATCCAACAAAGAAACGGTGATAATGTTGATGTTTATGGATTTGAAGTGGCATTGCAACGCCAATTGGATTTCTTTACAAGTCCATTCTTGAAAGGATTTGGGATTTATTTAAATTATACCTATACAAAATCAACTGCCAAAGGTATTGCTGATGCCGAAGGAAATGAAAGACGTAATATAAGTCTTCCGGGAACAGCTCCACATATGTTTAATGGTTCATTATCATGGGAGAATAAGCGTTTTTCGGCAAGAGTTTCGACTAACTTTACTTCAGATTATTTAGATGAATTAGGATCAAATGATTACAATGATAGTTATTATGATAAGCAGTTTTTTGTAGATGCAAATGCTTCATTTAAAATTACACCAAAGATTCGTGTTTTTGCAGAAGCAAATAACTTAACTAATCAGCCGTTACGTTATTACCAAGGTGTAAAATCGCATACTAAGCAGGTAGAATATTACCAAGCGCGTTACAATTTCGGATTGAAATTTGATTTTTAA
- a CDS encoding MmcQ/YjbR family DNA-binding protein — MNLETYYEYCLSKKGATEHFPFDEETLVFKVGGKMFALSSLTQWEKEIPSVNLKCDPERAQELRAEYDDIKPGYHMSKVHWNTITMNGDLPTAFIKELIDHSYDLVFKSLTKKIQNEIIELKN, encoded by the coding sequence ATGAATTTAGAAACGTATTATGAATATTGTCTTTCTAAAAAAGGAGCCACAGAACATTTTCCTTTTGATGAAGAAACATTGGTGTTTAAAGTTGGTGGAAAAATGTTTGCATTATCATCTTTAACCCAATGGGAAAAAGAGATTCCTTCGGTAAATTTAAAATGTGATCCAGAGCGTGCTCAGGAATTACGTGCCGAATACGATGATATAAAGCCGGGGTATCATATGAGTAAAGTACATTGGAATACTATTACGATGAATGGAGATTTGCCTACTGCTTTTATAAAAGAACTGATAGATCATTCGTATGATTTGGTTTTCAAAAGTTTGACGAAGAAAATTCAGAATGAAATTATTGAATTAAAAAATTAG
- a CDS encoding GNAT family N-acetyltransferase, whose product MITVSTDKNKLDVPFIQHFLKDIYWAAGRTMDEVQITIDHSFCFGIFLDNKQIGFARVITDYVVFAYVMDVFITEEHRGKGYSSILIERMINEPALKDVKIWRLATTDAHFLYNKFGFTALKSPEKMMEKVVL is encoded by the coding sequence ATGATTACAGTCAGCACTGATAAGAATAAATTAGATGTTCCGTTTATTCAGCATTTCTTAAAAGATATTTATTGGGCTGCAGGCCGTACCATGGATGAAGTTCAGATTACGATTGATCATTCGTTTTGTTTTGGAATTTTTCTGGATAATAAACAAATTGGCTTTGCCCGCGTAATTACCGATTATGTGGTTTTTGCTTATGTAATGGATGTTTTTATTACCGAAGAACATCGGGGTAAAGGTTATTCGTCAATTCTAATTGAAAGAATGATAAATGAGCCAGCATTAAAAGATGTTAAAATATGGAGATTAGCAACTACAGATGCTCATTTCTTATATAACAAGTTTGGATTTACTGCATTAAAAAGCCCAGAGAAAATGATGGAAAAAGTAGTATTATGA
- a CDS encoding DUF423 domain-containing protein, producing the protein MNKKIIATAAFLGMIAIILGAFGAHALKKVLSVEELVTFETGVRYQMYHAFFLFFVATRKELSQKTLKVIYNLAVAGVLLFSGSIYLLATNNLTSFDFKIIGFVTPIGGLLLILAWSVLFVKIIKQKS; encoded by the coding sequence ATGAATAAAAAAATAATTGCAACGGCTGCTTTTTTAGGAATGATAGCTATCATTTTAGGAGCATTTGGAGCACATGCTCTAAAAAAAGTTTTATCTGTAGAGGAGTTAGTTACCTTTGAAACTGGGGTTCGCTACCAAATGTATCATGCCTTCTTTTTGTTTTTTGTAGCTACACGAAAAGAACTTTCTCAAAAAACGCTTAAAGTTATTTATAATCTGGCTGTGGCTGGAGTGTTATTATTTTCAGGTTCTATTTACCTACTAGCGACGAATAACCTTACATCTTTCGACTTTAAAATTATAGGATTCGTAACTCCAATAGGCGGACTCCTATTAATTCTTGCCTGGAGCGTTCTTTTTGTTAAAATTATTAAACAAAAGTCATAA
- a CDS encoding cyclase family protein — MKAKINNEFEIDLSKPIDISIPLTNTDENPIAWYIEKPVIEPVVFGDWIGKVSEGKSSTNFNNIFFNPHGHGTHTECLGHITREFYSINDSLKTFFFLAELISIEPEPQGEDLVITKEQVRKAMSTSPDSYRDPLGVTIEAIIIRTFPNQKTKKAAKYSNTNPPYLSEEAAIFIRESGIQHLLIDLPSVDKEHDEGKLLAHKGFWNVKDVNKLNADARLNATITEMIYVDDEIKDGRYILNLQIASFENDASPSKPILYKI, encoded by the coding sequence ATGAAAGCAAAAATTAATAATGAATTCGAAATCGACTTATCAAAACCTATCGATATTTCGATTCCGCTTACAAATACAGATGAAAACCCAATTGCTTGGTATATCGAAAAGCCAGTAATCGAACCCGTGGTTTTTGGTGATTGGATAGGAAAAGTTTCAGAAGGGAAATCATCTACCAACTTTAATAATATTTTCTTTAATCCGCATGGGCATGGTACACACACCGAATGCTTGGGGCATATTACACGAGAATTTTATAGCATTAATGATTCTCTAAAAACATTTTTCTTTTTGGCGGAATTGATTTCGATTGAACCAGAACCTCAAGGCGAAGATCTTGTTATTACTAAAGAGCAAGTTCGAAAAGCCATGAGCACATCTCCCGATAGCTATCGGGATCCGCTCGGTGTGACAATCGAAGCAATAATAATCAGAACGTTTCCAAATCAAAAAACTAAAAAAGCAGCAAAATATTCAAATACAAATCCGCCTTATTTGTCGGAAGAGGCTGCGATCTTTATTCGCGAAAGCGGAATTCAGCATTTACTAATTGATTTACCAAGTGTAGATAAAGAGCATGATGAAGGAAAACTTTTGGCACATAAAGGGTTTTGGAATGTAAAAGATGTAAATAAGCTTAATGCTGATGCAAGATTAAATGCTACAATTACCGAAATGATTTATGTTGATGACGAAATAAAAGATGGGAGGTATATACTGAATTTGCAGATAGCTTCGTTTGAAAATGACGCAAGCCCAAGCAAACCAATTTTGTATAAAATATGA
- a CDS encoding phytase, with the protein MKNKFILLIASAFLISCGSNLAPVRKDALKPIVVTQPLPHDTDDPSIWIHPTDPSKSIIVGTDKDTDGALYAFDLNGKILVKSETLKRPNNVDIAYGLLINGKKVDVAVTTERESNKIRVFSLPDLKPIDNGGISVFDGELLRDPMGIALYTRPSDHAIFAIVGRKSGPSGSYLWQYELSDAGNGVVGGKVVRKFGSYSGKKEIEAIAVDNELGVVYYCDEQFGIRKYVADPASNHSDVELAVFGKGDFKADNEGIAIYKKTATTGYILVSNQQANTFMVYPREGANGDLNSYPLLAEIPTSTIECDGADVTNVNLEGPYKNGLFVAMSNGMTFHYYSWDSVQKRIDEQVKK; encoded by the coding sequence ATGAAAAATAAATTTATACTACTCATAGCGAGTGCTTTTTTGATTTCTTGTGGAAGCAACTTAGCCCCTGTTCGTAAAGATGCCTTAAAACCAATAGTTGTAACACAACCACTTCCGCATGATACTGATGATCCGTCAATTTGGATTCATCCTACAGATCCATCAAAAAGTATTATTGTAGGTACAGATAAAGATACCGATGGAGCATTGTATGCTTTTGATTTAAATGGTAAAATCTTAGTTAAATCTGAAACATTAAAAAGACCAAACAATGTTGATATAGCTTATGGTTTACTTATTAATGGGAAAAAAGTTGATGTGGCAGTTACTACCGAAAGAGAAAGTAATAAAATCAGAGTTTTTAGCTTACCGGATTTAAAGCCTATAGACAATGGAGGGATTTCTGTATTTGATGGCGAGTTGTTACGTGATCCAATGGGAATTGCATTGTACACCCGACCTAGTGATCATGCGATATTTGCTATTGTAGGAAGAAAATCAGGACCATCGGGGAGCTATTTGTGGCAATATGAGTTATCTGATGCAGGAAACGGAGTAGTTGGTGGGAAAGTGGTTCGTAAATTCGGCTCTTATAGTGGTAAAAAAGAAATAGAAGCTATTGCTGTAGATAATGAGCTAGGCGTAGTTTATTATTGCGATGAACAATTTGGAATTAGAAAATACGTAGCCGATCCAGCGAGTAATCATAGCGATGTTGAACTTGCTGTTTTTGGTAAAGGTGATTTTAAAGCAGACAATGAAGGAATTGCTATTTATAAAAAAACGGCAACAACAGGATATATTTTGGTTTCTAACCAACAAGCAAATACTTTCATGGTTTATCCACGTGAGGGAGCTAATGGTGATTTAAATAGTTATCCTTTGCTTGCTGAAATACCTACTTCGACAATAGAGTGTGATGGTGCCGATGTGACGAATGTAAATTTAGAAGGCCCTTATAAAAATGGTCTTTTTGTGGCAATGAGTAACGGAATGACTTTTCATTATTATAGCTGGGATTCTGTGCAGAAACGTATTGATGAGCAAGTGAAGAAATAA